The following proteins are encoded in a genomic region of Acipenser ruthenus chromosome 4, fAciRut3.2 maternal haplotype, whole genome shotgun sequence:
- the LOC117399227 gene encoding thymidylate synthase-like isoform X2 has translation MPATSEINACVQYPDKKHKEAYKAEKNFTMFCDEQGYLDQVEYIMKHGFRKGDRTGTGVVSLFGSQARYSLRDQFPLLTTKKVFWRGILEELLWFIKGSTNAKELSAKGVKIWDANGSREFLDRSGFTSREEGDLGPVYGFQWRHFGAEYKDMNSDYTGQGVDQLQKVIDTIKINPEDRRIIMCAWNPKDLPQMALPPCHALCQFYMCNGELSCQLYQRSGDMGLGVPFNIASYALLTYMIAHVTGLKPGDFVHSLGDAHIYVNHIEPLKIQIHSEATRPIVPVDNTDLMAPLQSHRRPIGHRGRW, from the exons ATGCCTGCTACTTCAGAAATTAATGCATGCGTGCAGTATCCTGACAAGAAGCACAAAGAAGCTTATAAAGCCGAGAAGAATTTTACAATGTTTTGTGATGAGCAAGGCTATTTGGATCAAGTTGAGTACATCATGAAACACGGATTCAGAAAAGGGGACCGGACTGGTACTGGGGTCGTCTCGTTGTTCGGTTCACAAGCAAGATACAGTTTAAGGG ACCAGTTTCCACTGTTGACAACAAAGAAAGTGTTCTGGCGAGGGATACTGGAAGAGCTGTTATGGTTCATTAAG GGTTCAACAAATGCCAAAGAACTGTCTGCAAAGGGTGTGAAAATCTGGGATGCCAATGGGTCGCGGGAGTTTTTAGACAGAAGTGGCTTTACATCAAGAGAGGAAGGAGACCTTGGGCCTGTCTACGGCTTCCAGTGGCGACACTTTGGGGCAGAATACAAGGATATGAACTCGG ATTATACTGGACAAGGTGTTGATCAGCTGCAGAAAGTTATTGACACTATTAAAATCAACCCTGAAGACAGAAGGATTATCATGTGTGCTTGGAATCCcaaag ATCTACCTCAAATGGCTCTTCCTCCCTGTCATGCCTTGTGCCAGTTCTACATGTGTAACGGTGAATTATCCTGTCAGCTCTACCAGCGATCGGGAGACATGGGTCTGGGTGTCCCATTCAACATTGCCAGCTATGCATTGCTCACCTATATGATTGCCCATGTTACAGGACTAAAG ccTGGTGATTTTGTACACTCATTGGGAGATGCTCATATTTATGTAAACCACATTGAGCCTTTAAAAATCCAG atccacagcgaggccaccagacctatagtgccagtgGACAACACAGAtttgatggctccactgcagagccacaggcgccctatcggccacaggggtcgctggtga
- the LOC117399227 gene encoding thymidylate synthase-like isoform X1 codes for MPATSEINACVQYPDKKHKEAYKAEKNFTMFCDEQGYLDQVEYIMKHGFRKGDRTGTGVVSLFGSQARYSLRDQFPLLTTKKVFWRGILEELLWFIKGSTNAKELSAKGVKIWDANGSREFLDRSGFTSREEGDLGPVYGFQWRHFGAEYKDMNSDYTGQGVDQLQKVIDTIKINPEDRRIIMCAWNPKDLPQMALPPCHALCQFYMCNGELSCQLYQRSGDMGLGVPFNIASYALLTYMIAHVTGLKPGDFVHSLGDAHIYVNHIEPLKIQLQREPRPFPKLKILRKVDSIDDFKAEDFEIIDYNPHPAIKMQMAV; via the exons ATGCCTGCTACTTCAGAAATTAATGCATGCGTGCAGTATCCTGACAAGAAGCACAAAGAAGCTTATAAAGCCGAGAAGAATTTTACAATGTTTTGTGATGAGCAAGGCTATTTGGATCAAGTTGAGTACATCATGAAACACGGATTCAGAAAAGGGGACCGGACTGGTACTGGGGTCGTCTCGTTGTTCGGTTCACAAGCAAGATACAGTTTAAGGG ACCAGTTTCCACTGTTGACAACAAAGAAAGTGTTCTGGCGAGGGATACTGGAAGAGCTGTTATGGTTCATTAAG GGTTCAACAAATGCCAAAGAACTGTCTGCAAAGGGTGTGAAAATCTGGGATGCCAATGGGTCGCGGGAGTTTTTAGACAGAAGTGGCTTTACATCAAGAGAGGAAGGAGACCTTGGGCCTGTCTACGGCTTCCAGTGGCGACACTTTGGGGCAGAATACAAGGATATGAACTCGG ATTATACTGGACAAGGTGTTGATCAGCTGCAGAAAGTTATTGACACTATTAAAATCAACCCTGAAGACAGAAGGATTATCATGTGTGCTTGGAATCCcaaag ATCTACCTCAAATGGCTCTTCCTCCCTGTCATGCCTTGTGCCAGTTCTACATGTGTAACGGTGAATTATCCTGTCAGCTCTACCAGCGATCGGGAGACATGGGTCTGGGTGTCCCATTCAACATTGCCAGCTATGCATTGCTCACCTATATGATTGCCCATGTTACAGGACTAAAG ccTGGTGATTTTGTACACTCATTGGGAGATGCTCATATTTATGTAAACCACATTGAGCCTTTAAAAATCCAG CTTCAGAGAGAACCCAGGCCTTTTCCTAAACTGAAAATCTTGCGCAAAGTGGATAGTATTGATGACTTCAAAGCTGAAGACTTTGAAATTATTGATTACAACCCCCATCCTGCTATTAAAATGCAGATGGCAGTGTAA